The genomic interval AAGGGCAGCAGATAGGCCGTCAGGGTTTGCTGGATCTGCAACGGTGTGGCGCGCAGGCTCCCGGCCATGGCCGGGAAGGCGGGCAGGTAGGTGTCGATGGAGAAGGGGCCGATCATGGCCAGCAAGGCCAGCAGAACGGCGATTCCGGTCATCGACGATGCGTCGCGCGCATCGGGTGCTGCCGGTGTTTTCATGACGCGGGTGAAGCGGGTGAGGCAAGGTAAACCGTGAGTTTACCCGGCGGCGCGGCGGTAGTGTATCGCTTCGGCGATATGCGCTTGAGTGATTTGCTCGCTGCCGGCCAGATCGGCGATGCTGCGCGCCACCTTGAGCACGCGATGGTAGGCGCGGGCGGACAGGGACAGGCGGCTGATCGCCTGCCTGAGCAGATGGCTGCCGGCGGCATCCGGCGTGCAATAGGCGTCGATTTCGGCCGAACCGAGCAGCGCATTGGTCTTGCCCTGGCGTTCGAGCTGGCGCTCACGCGCGGCCATCACGCGCTGGCGGACCGTGGCGCTGCTTTCACTGCTCGCCCGGCTTTGCAGCTCGTCGTCGGAAAGCGCCGGGACTTCGATCAGCAGATCGATGCGATCGAGCAGCGGGCCGGAGAGCTTGCCGCGATATTTCATCACCTGCTCGGGCGTGCAGCGGCACTTGCCGTTGGCGTGACCCAGCCAACCGCACGGGCAGGGATTCATCGCCGCGATCAACTGGAAGCGTGCTGGAAAATCGGCGCGGCGGGCCGCCCGCGAGATGCAGACGTGGCCCGTTTCCAGCGGTTCGCGCAGGGCTTCGAGTACGCGCCGGTCGAATTCGCTGAATTCATCGAGAAACAACACGCCGTTGTGGGCCAGGGAAATTTCGCCGGGCCGCGGCACGCTGCCGCCGCCGACCAGCGCGGCCGTCGAGGCGGAATGGTGCGGCGCGCGAAATGGCCGTTGCCCCCAGTGTTCGACGCGAAAGCGCCCGGCCAGCGAATGCACGGCGGCGCTGGCCAGCGCCTCGGCTTCCGTCAGCGGCGGCAGGATGCCGGGCAAGCGGCTGGCCAGCATCGACTTGCCGGTACCCGGCGGCCCGCTGAACAGCAGGCTGTGCGCGCCGGCGGCGGCGACTTCCAGCGCGCGTCGGGCCTGCTGCTGTCCCTTGACCTCGGTCAGGTCGGCCTCGCTGGATGTGGTGGCCATGGCGGGTGCGCCCAGCGGCGTCAATGGCTGCTGGCCGGCAAGATGGGCGCAGACTTCCAGCAGGCTGCGCGCCGGCAGGATGCTGGCCGATCGCACCAGGGCGGCTTCCGCCGCGCTTGCCGCCGGCAGGATGCAGCTGCGTTGCGTTGCATCGGTTTGGCTGGCCATGGCGGCGACCATCGCCAGGGCGCCGCGCACCGGGCGCAGTTCGCCGCCCAGGGCCAGCTCGCCGGCGAATTCGTGGGCGTCGAGATCCCTTGCCTTGAGCTGGCCCGTGGCAATCAGGATGCCGAGGGCGATCGGCAGGTCGAAACGGCCGGACTCCTTGGGCAGGTCGGCGGGCGCGAGGTTGACCGTGATGCGCCGCTGGGGGAATTCGAAGCGGCAATTCTGGATTGCGGCATGAACCCGGTCCCGTGCTTCCTTGACTTCGGTATCCGGCAGGCCGACCAGCGTGAACCGCGGCAGACCGGCGGCAAGATGCACTTCGACGATGACTTCGGGCGCGTCCATGCCGGAAATGGCGCGCGACCTGAGGACGGCAAGGGACATGGCAAAGGGGCGTGATGAGGACGGCCGATTATAGGCGGATTGCCCGAAATTGCATGCCATGGACGTAATCCTTCGGCATGCGGCCGCGATGCTGCCGTATCCTGGACTATCGCTTGCCGTGATTCAGGCGCGGCTTGCCTGTGCTGATGAGCTTGCCGGGTTTGCGGGGTTTGCCATGGACCGCCGCAGTGCAGCGGTCAGACCTGCAGGGATTCGATGATGCTGGCAAGTTCGGCGCGCAATGCCTGCGCGCTCAGGGGTAGCGCAGGCGCTGATTCGCTGGCAGTGGATTTGCCGACCGGGTCGTCGAGCCGGCTGCGCGCGCCGCTGATGGTGAAGCCTTCCTGGTACAGCAGTTCGCGGATGCGGCGGACCAGCAGGACTTCATGGTGCTGGTAATAGCGACGGTTGCCGCGCCGCTTGACCGGGCGCAACTGGGTGAATTCCTGTTCCCAGTAGCGCAGCACGTGCGGCTTGACGCCGCACAGTTCGCTGACCTCGCCGATGGTGAAATAACGCTTGGCGGGGATGGGCGGCAGAGGTTCGTTAGTGCCAGAGGCTGCCATTGTTTCCCGGTTTCAGGTTTTCGACGGCGTTCTTCAGCTTCTGGCTGGCATGAAAGGTCACGACGCGCCGGGCCGTGATGGGGATTTCCTCGCCGGTCTTGGGATTGCGGCCCGGACGTTGCGGTTTGTCGCGCAACTGGAAATTGCCGAAGCTGGAGAGCTTGACGCTGTCGCCACTTTCCAGGGCGCTGCGGATTTCCTCGAAGAAAGCCTCGACCATGTCTTTTGCCTCGCGCTTGTTCAGGCCGACTTTTTCAAACAGCAAGTCGGCGAGTTCAGCCTTGGTCAGTGTCATGCCTGCTCCCTGAATCTAGTGTGACGGGTGTTTCCGAGTGTGCTACCGGGTATCTGGTTCGTTTGGTCTGGCGGATTCCTGGCATCAGGAACGCAGGGTCGCGGCGAACTGGCGGGTTGCGATATCGATCAGATTTTGTATTGCGGCATCCACTTCCGCATCCGCCAAAGTGCCCTCAGTATCTTGCATAACTATGTGGAAAGCAAGGCTTTTTTGCTCCGGAGCGATACCTTTGCCCTGGTACAGATCGAACAGTTCGATGCGCTGGACGATGGCCGGCGCCGCCGCGCGCAGGGCGTCGATGAGCGGTTGCACGGGCTGATCCTGGGCCATCAGCAGGGCCAGATCGCGCTCGACCGAAGGGTAGCGCGAGACCGGGCGATATTGCGGCAGCGGCTGGCTGCCGAGTGCGTCCAGGTCGATCTCGAAGACGACCGGAGCGCTGCCGAGTTCGTATTTCTGTACCCAGGCCGGATGGATTTCACCCAGCATGCCGACCACCTGGCCGTCGAGCAGTATGTCGGCGGCGCGGCCCGGATGCAGGGCTGGATGAGCCGACTTGGCGAACGACAGCGCGTGGCTGCGGTTGCCGAACAGCGTTTCGACGTCCGCCTTGACGTCGTAGAAGTCCACGGCTCGCGCCTTCTCGCCCCATTGCAGGGGAGCGGCGGGGCCGGTGCAAAGACCGGCAAGGCGTAGCGGTTGGCGGTAGCCGGCCACCTGCTGGCCGTCGTCGGCGGGCAGGAAGCAGCGGCCGATTTCAAAAATGCGCACGCGCTGGATGCGGCGCTTGAGATTGTAGGCCAGCGTGTTGACCAGGCCGGCGATCAGGCTGCTGCGCATCACGTTCATCTGGCTGGCGATCGGATTGGCCAGGGCGATGGGGTTGGTGTTGGCGCAGAAATCGGCTTCCCAGGTGGCATCGATGAAGCTGTAGTTGACGACCTCGAAGTAATCCCGCTCGGCGATCTGGTGACGGATGTGCATCGGCAGACGGCGCGTTTCCGGCAGCGGCCGCATTTCGATGCGGCCGCGCGGGGCCGGCGCCGGGATGTTGTCGTAGCCGTGGAGGCGGGCGATTTCCTCGATCAGGTCGGCTTCGATTTCGATGTCGTAGCGATACGAGGGCGGCGTGACGATGAAGCTGCCGGCATCATCAGCCGCGCGCCGCAGGGGGAAGCCCAGCCGCTGCAGCAGCGCTTCGATCTGCGCGTCGTCGAGCGGAATGCCCAGGACTTTCCGCGCGCGCGCGCCACGCAGGCGGACCGCTGCGCGTTGCGGCAGATGCTCGCCGGCCAGCGCTTCGACGAGCGGGCCGGGTTCGCCGCCGCAAAGATCGAGGATCAGCCGGGTGGCGCGTTCGATGGCGCGGCGCGGCAGGTCGAAATCGACGCCACGCTCGAAGCGGTAGGAGGAGTCGCTGGAGAAGCCCAGCTCACGCGCCTTGCCGGCAATGGCGGCGGGCGTGAAGAAGGCGCTTTCGAGAAATATCTCCGTCGTGGCGTCGGTCACGCCGCTGTCGGCGCCACCCATGATGCCGGCCAGCGCGAGTGCGCGGCCGCCGTTGGCTTCGTCGGCAATCAGTGGCGAATCGGCGGCGGGCGTCACGGTCTGCTCGTTGAGCAGCTTGAGCTGCTCGCCCGGCCGCGGCAGGCGCACGTGGATTGCGCCGTTCAGCCGGGCATTGTCGAAGGCATGCAGCGGCTGGCCGAGTTCGAGCATGACGTAGTTGGTCACATCGACGCTGGCGCTGATGCTGCGGATGCCGCTGCGTTCCAGTGCCCGCACCATCCAGGCCGGCGTCGCGGCACGCGCATCGACGCCCTTGATGATGCGGCCGCAGTAGCGCGGGCAGGCCTGCGGCGCATCGAGAACGATCTGACGCTGCTGGTCGTGCGTGGGCGCGACCGGCTGGATTTCCGGCAGCGTGAGCGGTGCGCCGGTGAGCGCGGCCACTTCGCGGGCAATGCCGGCGAGCGAGAGGCAGTCGGCGCGGTTCGGCGTGAGCTTGAGGGTGAGCAGCCGGTCGTCCAGTTGCAGATGCGCACGGATGTCCTGGCCGACGGGCGCATCGGCAGCCAGCGCCAGCAGGCCGCCCTGGTCTTCCTCGGTCATGCCCAGTTCGCGCGCCGAGCAGAGCATGCCGAAGGACTCGATGCCGCGCACCTTGGCCTTTTTGATGGTGATGCCCGGCAGATTGGCGCCGACGAGGGCGCAGGGGACTTTCATGCCGGCCGCCACATTGGGCGCGCCGCAGACGATCTGCAGCGGTTCGCCCTGGCCGACGGCAACTTTGCACAGCTTGAGCTTGTCGGCATCGGGATGCTTGTCGACGGCAAGCACCTCGGCCACCACGACATTGCCGAAGGCGGGGGCGACGGGGCGGCTTTCCTCGACTTCCAGCCCGGCCATGGTCAGCAGGTGGGCGAGGGCGGCGCCGTCGAGCGGCGGATTGACGAGGCTGCGCAACCAGTTTTCGGAAAATTGCATGATGTCGTCAGGTAATCGTTAGGCTTCGTTGGCTTTAGCTGAACTGCGCGAGGAAGCGCAAATCGCCTTCGAAGAACAGGCGCAGGTCGTTGATGCCGTAGCGCAGCATGGTCAGGCGATCGAGGCCCATGCCGAAGGCGAAGCCGGTGTAGCGCTCCGCGTCGATGCCGCCATTCTTCAGCACCTCGGGATGCACCATGCCGCAGCCGGCGATTTCCAGCCAGCGGCCTTCGAGCGCGCCGCTCATGAAGGCGACGTCGATTTCGGCGGAGGGCTCGGTGAACGGGAAGAAGGACGGGCGGAAGCGCACCTGCAGTTCATCACTTTCGAAGAAGCGGCGCAGGAAATCGGCGATCACGCCCTTGAGATCGGCAAAGCTGATGTCCTCGCCCACCCACAGGCCCTCGACCTGGTGGAACATCGGCGAGTGGGTGGCGTCCGAATCGACGCGATACACCCGTCCCGGCGCGATGATGCGGATTTCCGGCATCGTCGGCAGTGCCTTGTGCTGCGCCACGTGCGCCTGCATGTGGCGGATCTGCACCGGGCTGGTGTGGGTGCGCAGTAGGACGCCGGGCGCGCCGTCGAGATAGAAGGTGTCGTGCATCGAACGTGCCGGATGATTTTCCGGCTGGTTGAGCGCGGTGAAGTTGTACCAGTCTTCCTCGATTTCCGGGCCGTCGGCGACGGCAAAGCCGATCGAGGCAAACAATTGCTCGATACGCTCCAGGGTGCGCATGGTCGGATGCAGGGCGCCACGACCGTGACCGCGTCCCGGCAAGGTGACGTCCAGGGCCTCGGCGGCCAGTTGGCTTGCCAGTGCGGCGCGCTTGATGTCCTCGCGGCGTGCGTTCAGCGCG from Sterolibacterium denitrificans carries:
- a CDS encoding integration host factor subunit alpha, with translation MTLTKAELADLLFEKVGLNKREAKDMVEAFFEEIRSALESGDSVKLSSFGNFQLRDKPQRPGRNPKTGEEIPITARRVVTFHASQKLKNAVENLKPGNNGSLWH
- a CDS encoding MerR family transcriptional regulator, yielding MAASGTNEPLPPIPAKRYFTIGEVSELCGVKPHVLRYWEQEFTQLRPVKRRGNRRYYQHHEVLLVRRIRELLYQEGFTISGARSRLDDPVGKSTASESAPALPLSAQALRAELASIIESLQV
- the pheT gene encoding phenylalanine--tRNA ligase subunit beta; translation: MQFSENWLRSLVNPPLDGAALAHLLTMAGLEVEESRPVAPAFGNVVVAEVLAVDKHPDADKLKLCKVAVGQGEPLQIVCGAPNVAAGMKVPCALVGANLPGITIKKAKVRGIESFGMLCSARELGMTEEDQGGLLALAADAPVGQDIRAHLQLDDRLLTLKLTPNRADCLSLAGIAREVAALTGAPLTLPEIQPVAPTHDQQRQIVLDAPQACPRYCGRIIKGVDARAATPAWMVRALERSGIRSISASVDVTNYVMLELGQPLHAFDNARLNGAIHVRLPRPGEQLKLLNEQTVTPAADSPLIADEANGGRALALAGIMGGADSGVTDATTEIFLESAFFTPAAIAGKARELGFSSDSSYRFERGVDFDLPRRAIERATRLILDLCGGEPGPLVEALAGEHLPQRAAVRLRGARARKVLGIPLDDAQIEALLQRLGFPLRRAADDAGSFIVTPPSYRYDIEIEADLIEEIARLHGYDNIPAPAPRGRIEMRPLPETRRLPMHIRHQIAERDYFEVVNYSFIDATWEADFCANTNPIALANPIASQMNVMRSSLIAGLVNTLAYNLKRRIQRVRIFEIGRCFLPADDGQQVAGYRQPLRLAGLCTGPAAPLQWGEKARAVDFYDVKADVETLFGNRSHALSFAKSAHPALHPGRAADILLDGQVVGMLGEIHPAWVQKYELGSAPVVFEIDLDALGSQPLPQYRPVSRYPSVERDLALLMAQDQPVQPLIDALRAAAPAIVQRIELFDLYQGKGIAPEQKSLAFHIVMQDTEGTLADAEVDAAIQNLIDIATRQFAATLRS
- a CDS encoding YifB family Mg chelatase-like AAA ATPase; protein product: MSLAVLRSRAISGMDAPEVIVEVHLAAGLPRFTLVGLPDTEVKEARDRVHAAIQNCRFEFPQRRITVNLAPADLPKESGRFDLPIALGILIATGQLKARDLDAHEFAGELALGGELRPVRGALAMVAAMASQTDATQRSCILPAASAAEAALVRSASILPARSLLEVCAHLAGQQPLTPLGAPAMATTSSEADLTEVKGQQQARRALEVAAAGAHSLLFSGPPGTGKSMLASRLPGILPPLTEAEALASAAVHSLAGRFRVEHWGQRPFRAPHHSASTAALVGGGSVPRPGEISLAHNGVLFLDEFSEFDRRVLEALREPLETGHVCISRAARRADFPARFQLIAAMNPCPCGWLGHANGKCRCTPEQVMKYRGKLSGPLLDRIDLLIEVPALSDDELQSRASSESSATVRQRVMAARERQLERQGKTNALLGSAEIDAYCTPDAAGSHLLRQAISRLSLSARAYHRVLKVARSIADLAGSEQITQAHIAEAIHYRRAAG
- the pheS gene encoding phenylalanine--tRNA ligase subunit alpha, with translation MQNIEHLIAQATAEFAGIDDAVQLEQAKARYLGKSGLLTEQLKNLGKLPAEEKRSAGAVINRAKSAIETALNARREDIKRAALASQLAAEALDVTLPGRGHGRGALHPTMRTLERIEQLFASIGFAVADGPEIEEDWYNFTALNQPENHPARSMHDTFYLDGAPGVLLRTHTSPVQIRHMQAHVAQHKALPTMPEIRIIAPGRVYRVDSDATHSPMFHQVEGLWVGEDISFADLKGVIADFLRRFFESDELQVRFRPSFFPFTEPSAEIDVAFMSGALEGRWLEIAGCGMVHPEVLKNGGIDAERYTGFAFGMGLDRLTMLRYGINDLRLFFEGDLRFLAQFS